In Arthrobacter sp. CJ23, the genomic window CTCGTGCGTCTTGGAGACGTGCTCGGCGGACACCGTGGTGCCGCGGATGACGAAGATATCGACGCCGGCAGCCACCACGGTCTTGTAGTGTTCCTGCGTGCGCTGCGGCGTCAGGGAGCCGGCAACGGTCACGCCGGCGGCGCGGATCTCGGCGAGCCGGGAGCTGATCAGCTCGGGCTGGATGGGCGCCTTGTAGAGGTCCTGCATGCGGCGCGTGACGGCCGGGCTGCTGGTTTCGTCGCTGAGGCCGGCGATTTCGTCCAGCACTGCCTGCGGGTTTTCGTAGCGGGTCCACAGGCCTTCGAGGTCCAGGACACCGAGGCCGCCCAGGCGGCCCAAGGCGATGGCGGTGTCCGGGGACATCGCCGAGTCCATGGGGGCACCGATCACGGGCATATCGAACTTGTAAGCGTCGATCTGCCAGGAAACAGAGACGTCCTTCGGGTCACGGGTGCGACGGTTGGGGACGATCGCGATGTCATCCAGGGAGTAGGCACGACGCCCACGCTTGCCACGGCCAATCTCAATCTCGTAAGTCACTGCTCGAGTTTATCCCAGTGCGGCTGTCCTCCCGCTAACCGCGGCTGGCCTCGTCCACGTTGAGCTGGGATTCGAACATCCTGAAGTAGCGCCCGCGCAGTGCCACCAGCTCCTTGTGCGTGCCTTGTTCCACGATCCGGCCGTCCTCCAGCATGTACACGATGTCGGCCTTTTCGATGGTGGCCAGGCGGTGGCTGATGGCGATGATGGTGCTGCTGCGGTCAGCGAACAGCCGGGTGAAGATCCGGTGCTCGGCCAGGGCGTCGATCGCCGACGTCGGTTCGTCCATGACCATGAAAGAGGCGTCACGGTAGAAGTTCCTGGCCATGGCCAGCCGCTGCCACTGCCCGCCGGACAGGCCGCTGCCCTTCCGTCCCCGGGGGTCCTCCATCCAGTTGCTGACGTGGTTGTCCAGGCCGTTGGGCAGCTTCTCGATGAACTCCATGGCCTCGGCATCGGACGCGGCCCGGCGGATCCGGGCATCGTCGCGGGGTTCGTCGACATCACCGAAGTAGATGTTTTCCGCCGCCGTGGCGAACTCATATTTGAGGAACTCCTGGCTCAGCACCGCCAGGTGCCGGTGCCAGCTCTTGACGTCGACGCCGGCCAGGTCGGCGCCGTCGAGCAGCACGTTGCCGGAATCCGGGCGATACAGGCCCGCCAGGATGCGGATGAGCGTGGACTTCCCCGCGCCGTTCTCGCCCACGATCGCAATGTGCTGGCCGTGCCTGATGGTCAAGGAAACGCCTTTGATGACCTCGATGTCGCTGCCGGTGTAGCTGAAGCGGATGTCCTGCATTTCCACGGTTTCGGGGGCATGGGCAAGCGGCGGCTCCGTCCCGGACGGCACCGGAAGGGCCATGAACAGCTCGTAGTCCTTGAGATTGGCAAGGTCCTCGTCGATGGAGCTCAGCGAGGACACGAGGTTGTTGGCTGTGGAGAGCGCACGGCTGACGATCTGCTGGATGTACAGGAACTGGCCCACCGGCTGGGCCCGGGCGATGATCTGCCCCACCACCCAGATGAGGGAAACCACCTCCGCACCGTACTGCAGGGCATCGGCCGCCAACTGCTTGGGGATGTAGCGTTTCTGGAAGTCGAGCCGGCGCCGTTCGTCCTGGTCACGCAGCCTGGAGCGCAGCCCCATGAGGAACCCGACAATTCCGTACAACCGCATCTCGGCAATGTGCTGGGGCCGCAGCAGGTTGGTCTCGATCATCCGCCGCTGCCGGCGCGAGTCAATCTGGGTGTTCCAGTGCGCGATCTGTTCCCGGGACAGTTTGAACTGCAGGTACACGCTGGGCACGATCGCCACAAGCACGATCACGGCGATCCACCAGCTGACCAGCAACAGGGCCCCGACGGCCAGAACGACGGACACCAACTGGGTGAAGATGGCGGCGATGCGGTCCAGGACCCGGGCGTAGGAATCCGAGAAACGCTTGGCTCGGTCGTACAGGTCCACCGTCTCTTTGTCGTCGTAGCGCCAAAACTCCAGCGCCAGGAAGCGCTCGTACATCATGTCGCCGACTATCGCCCCCACTTTGAAGCTCATGAGCTGCTGGATGTAGCGGTCAACGCTGCTGAAGGCGCCCCAGAACAGGCCCAGCGCCGCGGTGACGATCACGTACAGGATGGCCCGCGGGCCGGCGTCGGGATCTCCCGCATAACCGGCTGCCAACGCGGTGGTGGTCAGTGCGGCGTAGTACGTGGTGACCAAAGGCAGCGTGGCGGAAATCAGGGAACCGGCCACTTTCATGATGACGGCGGCCGGCGAGGCTTTGAAACTGACCTTGAGAACCTGCCCGACGGCGCGGGCGTACGGGCGGAGCGCGAGCTTGCGCTGCGGCGCTCTGGCCGGAATCAGTTCGGACATGACCTCAGCCTAATCCGCACAGGCACGCCCTGCCGCACAGACGCAGGTACCCCGCGGGAAATCCCGCGGGGTACCGATGCGCACTGGGCACGCTGTGCATGGGCCCACGGCGCCCGGGTTCCCTGGCCGCAGCGAAGCGAGGCCAGGGAGGCGCCGGGGAGTGTCAGCGGGAGCCGTAGTTGGGGGCTTCCACGGTCATCTGGATGTCATGCGGGTGCGATTCCTTCAGGCCGGCCGGGGTGATGCGGACGAACTTTCCGCGTGCCTTGAGCTCGGCGATGGTGGGTGCGCCCGTGTAGAACATGGTCTGGCGCAGGCCGCCGACCAGCTGGTAGGCCACTGAGGCGAGCGGACCGCGGAAGGCCACCCGGCCTTCGATGCCCTCGGGGATGAGCTTGTCATCGCCGGAGACGTCTGCCTGGAAGTAGCGGTCCTTGGAGTAGGACGTGTTCTTGCCGCGGGACTGCATGGCGCCCAGCGAGCCCATGCCACGGTAGCTCTTGAACTGCTTGCCGTTGACGAAGATCAGCTCGCCCGGGGATTCCTCGCAGCCAGCCAGGAGCGAACCGAGCATGACGGTGTCGGCACCGGCAACCAGTGCCTTGCCGATGTCGCCGGAGTACTGCAGGCCGCCGTCGGCGATCAGAGGCACGCCGGCAGGGATGGCTGCCTTGGCGGATTCGTAGATGGCGGTGATCTGCGGGACGCCCACACCGGCCACCACGCGGGTGGTGCAGATGGAGCCCGGGCCCACGCCTACCTTGATGCCGTCGGCGCCGGCGTCGATCAGGGCCTGGGCGCCTTCACGGGTTGCTGCCTGACCGCCGATGATGTCCACGTGCGCAGCAACGGGATCGGACTTCAGCCGGGCGATCATGTCCAGGACACCCTGGGAGTGCCCGTTGGCGGTGTCCACGAAGAGGGCGTCCACGCCGGCGTCGATGAGCTTCATGGCGCGCTCCCAGCCGTCACCGAAGAAGCCGATGGCGGCGCCGACACGCAGGCGGCCTTCGTCGTCCTTGGTAGCCAGCGGGTACTGCTCTGCCTTGGTGAAGTCCTTGGTGGTGATGAGGCCCTTGAGGCGGCCCTGCTCGTCAACCAGCGGGAGCTTTTCGATCTTGTTGGTGGCCAGCTTGTGCGAGGCTTCCTCGCGGCTGATGCCTACATGGCCGGTGATGAGCGGCATCTTGGTCATGACGTCGCTGACCAGGCGGCTGGGGAACTCCGCTTCCAGAATGAAGCGCGTGTCACGGTTGGTGACAATGCCCAGGAGGCGGCCGTCGACGTCGACCACGGGCAGGCCGGACACGCGGTAGCGCGAGCACAGCAGGTCCAGCTCAGCCAGCGTGGCCTCCGGGCCGATGGTCAGCGGGTTGGTGATCATGCCGGACTCGCTGCGCTTGACGCGGTCCACGTGCTCGGCCTGGTCGTCAATCGACAGGTTGCGGTGCACAACACCTAGCCCGCCCTGGCGGGCCATGGCGATGGCCATGCGGGACTCCGTGACGGTGTCCATGGCTGCGGAGAGGAGGGGGGTCTGAACGGAGATGCGCTTGGAGATGCGGGACGAGGTATCGGCCTCGGACGGGATCACGTTGGTGTGTCCCGGCAACAGCAGGACGTCGTCATACGTGAGGCCGATGAAGCCGAAGGGGTCGTGTTCGGGCTGGGTCATGAGTGCGCCTCTTACCGGGGTTCTGGGGGGCTAACGGGTAGGGGTTGCAGCCGATGACCAGCCCGTCATTACGGGTCTGGTCCGTGCAGGTATTGGATAAATAGTAGAACCTCGGCGGCGATCGCCATATTCCGCGGTGGCAATGTGTGAGCAACGGCACGCGGCGGCAGGCCGCCGTCGGGCATATATTGCCGCGGCTACCGCTAGTTCCACCCGGTGGCTGCAAGGAAATCCCGTTCGATGAACGGAGTCAGTGTCTTGGCAAACGTGGCCGAAAGGTGGTTGCTGTCCTTGTAGGCGATGACGTTGCCTACGACCGCCGAAGGACTGGAGGCGGACCTCGCCGAGCAGTTCCTGGACACCGGAAAACTCGGTTCGCCCGATGCCTACGCCCGTGAACTGCGCAGCTCGGCCGGATTGCCGGAGCGCAGCAGCACCGATCCCCGCAAGACCGCTCCCTCGTTCGGCGACACGCTACGCCGGACGGGTCATGAGTTCCTGATGCGGGTGCGCACCAACCCCGCGGCAAACGCAGTGCTTGAGTTCCTCATCAAACTCCGCCCGGTGTGGTGGCTGCTGCGGGCGTGGGCGATCTTTGAGATCACCACTGTTCCGTTTGTCGGCAGCAACGGCTTCATCCCGCGGGGCGTGGCCGCCTGGACCTACATGCTTGTGCTGGTGGTTCTCAGCGTCCGCTGGGGAAGCAAGCCCGCGCCGGCACGGGCCCTGGCCCGGCGCACCCTCAACGCATTCAACGTCATCAGCATCGGCTTCCTGGTGGTCATGACGCCGTTCATTCTTGGACACGCCCTGAGCACCCCCTACACGCCGCCGACGAATCACCAACCGAACTACGGCCAGGGCATCGTGGTGAACGGCTCATACGCAGAGCACGTTTTCGTCTACAACAAGGACGGGCAGCTCCTGAATGATCTTCGCTTCTACGACCAGGACGGACAGCCCATCGACATCCCCATCCCCGGCGGACTCAACCCCGTTCCCATGCAGGGTCCGGGGCAAGCAACCCCGGGCATGCCGCTGGCCCCTCCCACTCCGGCTCCCGGCGCTTCGGTAACTACTTCGCCTACTCGGACACCTACCCCGATCCAGGGCAGCACCGCACCCTCCAGCACTGCCATCCCGCCGTCGGGCACGTCCTAAGATCCAAGACAAAGGAAGCGGGTGCCCGGCCTCAGCCGGACACCCGCTTCCTTTTGTTCAGTTCAGCAAGCTGCTAGTGCTTGTGCCCTGCGTGCTGCTCTTCCTCGGCCGGCTTTTCGACAACCAGGGTCTCGGTGGTGAGAACCAGTGCGGCGATGGATGCGGCGTTGCGCAGTGCCGAACGGGTGACCTTGACGGGGTCGATGACGCCAGCGGCGACGAGGTCCTCGTATTCACCGGACTTGGCGTTGAAGCCCTGGTTGTTGTCCAGTTCGGAAACCTTGGCAACAACCACGTAGCCGTCGAAGCCGGCGTTCTGGGCGATCCAGCGCAGCGGCTGGGTCAGGGCGCGGCGGACGATGCCCACAGCGGCAGCTGCGTCACCTTCCAGGGCGTTGACGGCGGCGTCCTCGTCCAGTGCCTTGAGGGCGTGGATGAGGGCGGAACCGCCACCGGAGACGATGCCTTCTTCGAGGGCGGCACGCGTGGAGGAAACGGCGTCCTCGATGCGGTGCTTCTTTTCCTTCAGCTCGACCTCGGTGGCTGCGCCGACCTTGATCACGCCGATGCCGCCGGCCAGCTTGGCCAGGCGTTCCTGCAGCTTTTCCTTGTCCCAGTCGGAATCCGTCCGGGCCAGTTCGGCACGCAGCTGGGCCACGCGGGCTGCAACGTCTTCTGCGGATCCGGCACCGTCAACAATGGTGGTGTTGTCCTTGGTGACCGTGATGCGGCGGGCCGTGCCCAGGACCTCGAGGCCAACGGTGTCCAGGCTCAGGCCGAGCTCTGCGGAGACAACCTGCGCGCCGGTGAGGGTCGCGATGTCCTGCAGCATGGCCTTGCGGCGGTCACCGAAGCCCGGAGCCTTGACGGCGACAACGTTCAGGGTGCCGCGGATGCGGTTGACGATCAGCGTGGACAGTGCCTCGCCGTCGATGTCTTCAGCAATGATGAAGAGCGGCTTGGAAGCCTGCAGGGCCTTCTCCAGGAGCGGCAGGAATTCCTGCAGCGAGGAGATCTTGCCCTGGTTGATCAGGATGAGGGCGTCCTCGAGGACGGCTTCCTGGCGCTCGGCGTCCGTGACGAAGTACGGGGACAGGTAGCCCTTGTCGAACTGCATGCCCTCGGTCAGGACCAGTTCGGTCTGCGTGGTGGAGGACTCTTCGATGGTGATGACACCGTCCTTGCCGACCTTGCCGAATGCCTCGGCCAGCAGCTCGCCGACCTCGTCGCTCTGGGCGGAGATGGAGGCAACGCTGGCAACCTGGGTGCCTTCGACTTCGCGTGCGTTCTCCAGCAGGCGTGCGGCAACGGCTTCAACGGAAACCTCGATGCCGCGCTTGATCTCGCCCGGAGCTGCGCCGGCAGCAACGTTGCGCAGGCCTTCCTTGACGAGGGCCTGGGCCAGCACGGTGGCCGTGGTGGTGCCGTCGCCGGCGACATCGTTGGTCTTGGTGGCGACTTCCTTGGCCAGCTGGGCGCCAAGGTTTTCGTAGGGGTCGTCCAGCTCAACTTCGCGGGCGATGGTGACGCCGTCGTTGGTGATGGTGGGGGCGCCCCACTTCTTGTCCAGTACGACGTTGCGGCCGCGGGGGCCAAGCGTCACCTTGACGGTGTTGGCGAGCTTGTCGATACCGGCCTCAAGCGACCGGCGGGCAGCGTCGTTGAACGCAAGCTGCTTTGCCATGGGTTTGTCCTTTCAAGACAGAAAACCCGCACCGCTGACTGCCGGAAAAATCCAACGAGATCTGCGGTGCGGGGCTCCAGGGAATTACTTAACGACGATCGCCAGAACGTCGCGGGCGGACAGCACGAGGTACTCGTTGCCGCCGGTCTTGACTTCGGTTCCACCGTACTTGGAGTAGATAACGACGTCGCCAACGACTACGTCAACGGGAACGCGGTTCCCATTGTCATCGAAGCGGCCGGGGCCGACTGCAACAACTTCGCCTTCCTGCGGCTTCTCCTGTGCGGAGTCCGGAATGACCAGGCCGGAAGCCGTGGTCTGCTCTGCTTCGAGCGGGCGAACTACAATACGATCCTCAAGAGGCTTAATCGAGACCGACACTCGGACTCTCCTTTTCATGAGCTGATTCATGGACTAACAGACTGGGGTGCCGAGGCGCGCAACCGTCGTCGCGGTGCCGGTAGCTGCCTGGCGGTGGTGATTAGCACCCTCCTAGGGAGAGTGCTAACCATGACTCTATGTAAGGCGTTAGCACTCGGTCAAGGTGAGTGCCAGAATTTCGTCACGGGTGAACGCTCCTGAACCTCGTCCGTGGCCTCCGGGAGCTATTCCCGGGTGAGGTCATCCAGGTCGACGTCCTCGCCGTCGTCGCCGTCTTCCGCGGAGGCGGAACCGCGGTTGAGGTACAGCACCACGGCGCCGGCAAGGGCGACGGCGGCAGAGACGATCAGCACGATGATCCCGCCGATGCGGACCCCGGTGTACTGCTCTCGGATGTCCCTGGCCTCCTGTGTGGCGTCATTGATGCTGTTGCCCGTGACCGAGTAGGCGGCGGCGTTGAAGGAATCGAGGGCGAAGATGATCACCAGCAGCGCGATGCACACTGCGGCGACCGCGGCCCCGGCGATGAGGGCGGGCCGGGCATAGCTCACGGGATTCCTGGCGGACACGGGCCCGGCAGCGGCGGAGGCGGTGGTGTCGTTGCTTTCGTCGGGCTGCTGTGCTGCGTTGTCTTCCATGAAATCAACCCTATCGGGATGATCGGACCGCCGCAGGCCTGTGACACCGGACAGTAGGCTTGATCCCATGGCTGACGCACCCCAGGACCAGATCGCCCACCTTCTGACAAGCGAAGGCTGGGAACTGCTCGCTTCCCTGGGGCCCTACCGGGAGAGCGAGGCCTTCAGCGTGAACGCGGGCCTCCGGAAGGCAGGCCACTCCCCCGAGCTCGTGGCCGCCGTGCTCACGCAATCACGCCTGCGGACCCGCGCCGAGGCCAAATTCGGCGAGTTCGCCCGGCAGATGCTGTTCACGCAGGCCGGGCTGGAGCAGGCCACGCGCCTGAATGTCGCAGCCCGCCACGCCGAGCGCTTCGTCAAGGCCGGCACGGGCCACGTTGCCGATCTCGGCTGCGGCCTCGGGGCCGACTCCATGGCCCTGGCATCCATGGACATCAACGTCACGGCCGTGGAGCTCGACGAAGCCACGGCTGCCTGCGCCACGATCAACCTCATGCCGTTCCCGCACGCCACCGTGGTCCATGCGGATGCCACCGCCGTGTCCCTGGAAGGGATCGACGGCGTCTGGCTGGATCCCGCGCGGCGCACCACCTCGTCGTCGGGCACCAAACGGATCTGGGATCCGGAGGATTTCTCTCCCCCGCTGTCCTATGTGGAATCCCTGGCCGCTTCCGGCCGGGCCGTGGGCGTGAAGATGGGCCCGGGCATGCCGCATGACTCGGTTCCGACCGGCTGCGAGGCCCAGTGGGTGTCCGTGGGCGGAGACGTCACGGAGGTGGCGCTCTGGTTCAATGCCGTGGCCCGTCCGGGCGTGCGCAGGGCCGCCTTGGTGATCGGGGCGCGCGGCGCCGCCGAGATCACCAGCGGCGAGGACTTCGGCGGCGGCCCGCTGCCCGACGTCGGGCCGGTGGAGGGCTACCTCTACGAGCCCGACGGCGCCGTCATCCGCGCGGGGCTCGTCGCCGACGTGGCGCTCCAGTTGGGCGGCCACCTCGTGGACGAGCACATCGCCTACATCTGTGCCCCGGAGCTTCGGGACACACCCTT contains:
- a CDS encoding ABC transporter ATP-binding protein, with protein sequence MSELIPARAPQRKLALRPYARAVGQVLKVSFKASPAAVIMKVAGSLISATLPLVTTYYAALTTTALAAGYAGDPDAGPRAILYVIVTAALGLFWGAFSSVDRYIQQLMSFKVGAIVGDMMYERFLALEFWRYDDKETVDLYDRAKRFSDSYARVLDRIAAIFTQLVSVVLAVGALLLVSWWIAVIVLVAIVPSVYLQFKLSREQIAHWNTQIDSRRQRRMIETNLLRPQHIAEMRLYGIVGFLMGLRSRLRDQDERRRLDFQKRYIPKQLAADALQYGAEVVSLIWVVGQIIARAQPVGQFLYIQQIVSRALSTANNLVSSLSSIDEDLANLKDYELFMALPVPSGTEPPLAHAPETVEMQDIRFSYTGSDIEVIKGVSLTIRHGQHIAIVGENGAGKSTLIRILAGLYRPDSGNVLLDGADLAGVDVKSWHRHLAVLSQEFLKYEFATAAENIYFGDVDEPRDDARIRRAASDAEAMEFIEKLPNGLDNHVSNWMEDPRGRKGSGLSGGQWQRLAMARNFYRDASFMVMDEPTSAIDALAEHRIFTRLFADRSSTIIAISHRLATIEKADIVYMLEDGRIVEQGTHKELVALRGRYFRMFESQLNVDEASRG
- the guaB gene encoding IMP dehydrogenase, whose translation is MTQPEHDPFGFIGLTYDDVLLLPGHTNVIPSEADTSSRISKRISVQTPLLSAAMDTVTESRMAIAMARQGGLGVVHRNLSIDDQAEHVDRVKRSESGMITNPLTIGPEATLAELDLLCSRYRVSGLPVVDVDGRLLGIVTNRDTRFILEAEFPSRLVSDVMTKMPLITGHVGISREEASHKLATNKIEKLPLVDEQGRLKGLITTKDFTKAEQYPLATKDDEGRLRVGAAIGFFGDGWERAMKLIDAGVDALFVDTANGHSQGVLDMIARLKSDPVAAHVDIIGGQAATREGAQALIDAGADGIKVGVGPGSICTTRVVAGVGVPQITAIYESAKAAIPAGVPLIADGGLQYSGDIGKALVAGADTVMLGSLLAGCEESPGELIFVNGKQFKSYRGMGSLGAMQSRGKNTSYSKDRYFQADVSGDDKLIPEGIEGRVAFRGPLASVAYQLVGGLRQTMFYTGAPTIAELKARGKFVRITPAGLKESHPHDIQMTVEAPNYGSR
- the groL gene encoding chaperonin GroEL (60 kDa chaperone family; promotes refolding of misfolded polypeptides especially under stressful conditions; forms two stacked rings of heptamers to form a barrel-shaped 14mer; ends can be capped by GroES; misfolded proteins enter the barrel where they are refolded when GroES binds); this translates as MAKQLAFNDAARRSLEAGIDKLANTVKVTLGPRGRNVVLDKKWGAPTITNDGVTIAREVELDDPYENLGAQLAKEVATKTNDVAGDGTTTATVLAQALVKEGLRNVAAGAAPGEIKRGIEVSVEAVAARLLENAREVEGTQVASVASISAQSDEVGELLAEAFGKVGKDGVITIEESSTTQTELVLTEGMQFDKGYLSPYFVTDAERQEAVLEDALILINQGKISSLQEFLPLLEKALQASKPLFIIAEDIDGEALSTLIVNRIRGTLNVVAVKAPGFGDRRKAMLQDIATLTGAQVVSAELGLSLDTVGLEVLGTARRITVTKDNTTIVDGAGSAEDVAARVAQLRAELARTDSDWDKEKLQERLAKLAGGIGVIKVGAATEVELKEKKHRIEDAVSSTRAALEEGIVSGGGSALIHALKALDEDAAVNALEGDAAAAVGIVRRALTQPLRWIAQNAGFDGYVVVAKVSELDNNQGFNAKSGEYEDLVAAGVIDPVKVTRSALRNAASIAALVLTTETLVVEKPAEEEQHAGHKH
- the groES gene encoding co-chaperone GroES; its protein translation is MSVSIKPLEDRIVVRPLEAEQTTASGLVIPDSAQEKPQEGEVVAVGPGRFDDNGNRVPVDVVVGDVVIYSKYGGTEVKTGGNEYLVLSARDVLAIVVK
- a CDS encoding class I SAM-dependent methyltransferase; translated protein: MADAPQDQIAHLLTSEGWELLASLGPYRESEAFSVNAGLRKAGHSPELVAAVLTQSRLRTRAEAKFGEFARQMLFTQAGLEQATRLNVAARHAERFVKAGTGHVADLGCGLGADSMALASMDINVTAVELDEATAACATINLMPFPHATVVHADATAVSLEGIDGVWLDPARRTTSSSGTKRIWDPEDFSPPLSYVESLAASGRAVGVKMGPGMPHDSVPTGCEAQWVSVGGDVTEVALWFNAVARPGVRRAALVIGARGAAEITSGEDFGGGPLPDVGPVEGYLYEPDGAVIRAGLVADVALQLGGHLVDEHIAYICAPELRDTPFARAYKVLEVMPYNVKALKAWVKANGVGVLDIKKRGTAVTPEELRKQLLPGGRTGGKKGSQTATLVLTRIGEERVAVVVEPVAAAA